CTGGTTCTCCCTCCAGTAGATGCACCGTCTCATGGGGCCTTGTAAAGCCGTATTTCACTCCATCCCAACCATCTTCAACTTTAATAATACCATCCTCAATTTGCTGGTAAATATCTTTAGCAATGGAAGAAAACGCTTCTTCGATGTTCTGCCCAGTTTTGGCCGAGGTTTCCATAAATTTATGGCCATGAATCTCAGCAAATCGCCTTCCTTCTCGTGCTGTCACTTGCCGCTCTTCCTCGCGGTCACATTTGTGTCCTAACACTAGATACACAGCACGGTGAGGGTCAATGTGGGTTCTGGCTTCTTCCAGCCAGTCCTTTATATTCTCATAACTGGTTCTCTTTGTTATGTCATAAACCATCATCACACCAACAGAATTACGGTAGTATGATCTTGTTATTGATCTGAAaggtaaaatataatattaaaaatgatccagtgtattatatatacatgtacaatattgaTCAATGagtattttttacataaaatgaaatttaagcttATAAAATCCTTgattaaaagtgaaaaatacatgtaccaaatgaatttgataaaagaaacaaaagttaCCGGGAAATGAATCATAGTGATATTCAgattagaaataaaacaatttttgggGGTGAAAGGCTTTTAAAATTAAGCAATGTTGTTATATACAAGtcaattataaatttttaaataacagaTAGAGTGGtaagcagggctcgaacttaatgacGGCACCAgtggcagtgttcgagattaaattttttggccagtatcccagttggatactaacatttcaaaatctggtatcccacctgagaatttagtattatatggcatcccggtgggatactgggttcttgaagtctggtatccaaaattaaattctggtatccccgggatatcgggataacgttaatctcgaacactgagtgGCAATTGTCATTGtcgagatataaattgctgtaggtaaaGAGCATCACTGACAGCACAAATGCCGTCCCTGAAGCTTCTtaacaatggcaaaatatatacacttggtgtacattatctgccaatattttaaCAGCTgcacaattaaaaatatgtctacacacagcaaaataaactttcactcatgtttattttctgcaaatgtcacGTTTTAAAAactgccataggcaggctcaaaattgctgtcggtgcgctgtttcacccatggcaattcttttaaaaattgctgtgggagacaaattctcaAGTTCGAGCTCTGGGTAAGTATTTACTATATTTCTAATTATAGTTTACATATATTGAAATAAGCACATGTATGTAacatcaatcaatgtgctctagtggtgttgttaaacaaaattaacttttaacttcAAGTAATGTTACATCAATGTTGATCAGTAATGACATTAgtcagatttaaaaatataatatacaatttataatttttagatgtAGGTTTAG
This DNA window, taken from Gigantopelta aegis isolate Gae_Host chromosome 4, Gae_host_genome, whole genome shotgun sequence, encodes the following:
- the LOC121372646 gene encoding ras-related protein Rab-39B-like, with the translated sequence MVEPIFEYQFRLILIGDSTVGKSSILRYFTDGKFDDQCDPTVGVDFYARLIEVKPGVRVKLQLWDTAGQERFRSITRSYYRNSVGVMMVYDITKRTSYENIKDWLEEARTHIDPHRAVYLVLGHKCDREEERQVTAREGRRFAEIHGHKFMETSAKTGQNIEEAFSSIAKDIYQQIEDGIIKVEDGWDGVKYGFTRPHETVHLLEGEPEGGGCC